A window of Tautonia plasticadhaerens contains these coding sequences:
- a CDS encoding tetratricopeptide repeat protein → MRRRAVIALAALSGIALAAPASVLVIRERGRVESLRPAESAYAEHRYADAHRSAIVHLRRWPDDRQALLVAARSLGRMGAADRAGPLFEKAGGPYTIEDLHARADGLVAAGRRAEAASAYRGLLDREPDDVLALRRLAALEIAADRVREASRLADRLAAIPKGAVIGHTLRGVIAYNGGTFEEAASAFSRVLELDPDLEQMPLDPPQMFWGYLAHSLLNLGRAADARAHLLRALERHPGDAGFMDQLARTYEKEGRMDEAARCWRRAAEWDPNMPSPWLNLGRMTLIAGDPAEAVPLLERAAELAPEAPEPCYSLSLALRRLGRVEEADRLRLEADRLKDPDPPQAP, encoded by the coding sequence ATGCGAAGGCGAGCCGTCATCGCCCTGGCCGCGCTGTCGGGGATCGCCCTGGCGGCTCCCGCGTCGGTCCTGGTGATCCGGGAGCGGGGCCGAGTCGAATCCCTCCGGCCGGCCGAGTCGGCCTACGCCGAGCATCGGTATGCCGACGCCCACCGCTCGGCCATCGTCCACCTCCGGCGGTGGCCCGACGACCGGCAGGCCTTGCTGGTCGCCGCCCGGAGCCTCGGCCGGATGGGCGCGGCCGACCGCGCCGGGCCCCTCTTCGAGAAGGCCGGCGGGCCGTATACGATCGAGGACCTGCACGCCAGGGCCGACGGGCTGGTCGCCGCCGGGCGGCGGGCCGAGGCGGCCTCGGCCTACCGGGGGCTGCTCGACCGGGAGCCCGACGACGTGCTCGCGCTGCGCCGCCTGGCGGCCCTGGAGATCGCGGCCGACCGCGTCCGGGAGGCGTCCCGACTGGCCGATCGGCTGGCGGCGATCCCGAAGGGGGCGGTCATCGGCCACACGCTCAGGGGGGTGATCGCCTACAACGGGGGGACCTTCGAGGAGGCGGCTTCGGCCTTCTCCCGGGTCCTGGAGCTGGATCCGGACCTGGAGCAAATGCCGCTCGACCCCCCCCAGATGTTCTGGGGCTACCTGGCCCACAGCCTGCTGAACCTCGGCCGGGCGGCCGACGCCCGGGCCCACCTGCTCCGGGCCCTGGAGCGGCACCCCGGGGACGCCGGGTTCATGGACCAGCTCGCCCGGACGTATGAGAAGGAGGGCCGGATGGACGAGGCCGCCCGATGCTGGCGACGCGCCGCCGAGTGGGACCCGAACATGCCGAGCCCCTGGCTGAACCTCGGCCGCATGACGCTGATCGCCGGCGACCCGGCCGAGGCGGTCCCTTTGCTCGAACGGGCCGCCGAACTCGCCCCGGAGGCCCCGGAGCCCTGCTACAGCCTGAGCCTTGCCCTCCGCCGGCTCGGCCGGGTCGAGGAGGCCGACCGCCTCCGACTCGAGGCCGACCGCCTGAAGGACCCCGACCCACCCCAGGCCCCGTGA
- a CDS encoding DUF1559 domain-containing protein, translating into MIRARRRGFTLIELLVVIAIIGVLIALLLPAVQSAREAARRAQCTNNLKQLGLAMANYESTNGSLPPTMVMYAPSTISGTDNAGQQWSVHSRLLPFIEQTAIYNTINFNFGERWGGGADVVVGWNGSTANGSYWSLANASAIANQINSFLCPSDEGVGNLTGIAFFPGGPLQLIGGFSYPFNVGTNPYSGAAAGRLTGPAYFPAMGQWPGRPALLNGLNAERTITIASFRDGTSNTSTFSEWVKGDGLDPAVSADGLLQVYTSPTAPNAYAGQLNQDILQGNDCFQQGLTKNWTWKGDWWPSGQSCTYSHTQTPNRRSCYYPGIGQPSSAALNVLAASSHHPGGVNVLFMDGTVRFVKSTVNGVTWAALGTVAGGEVVSADQF; encoded by the coding sequence ATGATCCGCGCGCGGAGACGAGGGTTCACGCTGATCGAGCTGCTGGTGGTGATCGCCATCATCGGCGTCCTGATCGCCCTGCTGCTGCCGGCCGTCCAGTCGGCCCGCGAAGCCGCCCGGCGGGCGCAGTGCACCAACAACCTCAAGCAGCTCGGCCTGGCGATGGCCAATTACGAGTCGACCAACGGCTCGCTGCCGCCGACGATGGTGATGTATGCGCCGAGCACCATCTCGGGCACCGACAACGCCGGGCAGCAATGGTCGGTCCACTCCCGGCTGCTGCCGTTCATCGAGCAGACGGCGATCTACAACACGATCAACTTCAACTTCGGCGAGCGCTGGGGCGGCGGCGCCGACGTGGTGGTCGGCTGGAACGGCTCGACGGCCAACGGGTCGTACTGGTCGCTGGCCAACGCCTCGGCCATCGCCAACCAGATCAACTCCTTCCTCTGCCCCTCGGACGAGGGGGTCGGCAACCTGACCGGGATCGCCTTCTTCCCCGGCGGGCCGCTCCAGCTGATCGGCGGGTTCAGCTACCCGTTCAACGTCGGCACCAACCCCTACTCCGGCGCCGCCGCCGGGCGGCTGACCGGCCCGGCGTACTTCCCGGCCATGGGCCAGTGGCCCGGCCGCCCGGCCCTCCTCAATGGGCTGAACGCCGAGCGGACGATTACCATCGCCTCGTTCCGGGACGGCACCAGCAACACCTCGACCTTCAGCGAGTGGGTCAAGGGGGACGGCCTGGATCCGGCGGTGTCGGCCGACGGCCTGCTCCAGGTCTACACCTCGCCCACGGCGCCGAACGCCTACGCCGGCCAGCTCAACCAGGACATCCTGCAGGGGAACGACTGCTTCCAGCAGGGCCTGACGAAGAACTGGACGTGGAAGGGGGACTGGTGGCCGTCGGGCCAGTCGTGCACCTATTCGCACACCCAGACCCCCAACCGCCGGTCCTGCTATTATCCGGGGATCGGCCAGCCCTCCTCGGCGGCGCTGAACGTGCTGGCGGCCAGCTCGCACCACCCCGGCGGCGTGAACGTGCTGTTCATGGACGGCACGGTCCGCTTCGTCAAGAGCACGGTCAACGGCGTGACCTGGGCCGCCCTGGGTACGGTGGCCGGCGGCGAGGTGGTCAGCGCCGACCAGTTCTGA
- a CDS encoding SDR family NAD(P)-dependent oxidoreductase → MGTGDDRGGKAVVITGASAGLGAQVARERARRGDRLALVARRADRLGRVADEVRGLGGTAFCLAEDLADPEAPARVVEAAVDRLGGLDVLVNNAGIGLPDYFGRCEPGAIRAQVEVNLTAPMMLARLAMPYLVESRGVIVNIGSAIVGLASPVLGAYGTTKAALSYWSDALRREVRHRGVRVCLVELGPVETEFFEAVGRLGGRERGLLGRPPMGSVYNAMRDRPPGAMTIPVASAARRISALIDAPRARAAVPRRLVWPVRVMGAFFGAFPWLADVSVSAMIRRVEREQAAARSTGPDGGEPAGR, encoded by the coding sequence ATGGGGACGGGCGACGATCGGGGCGGGAAAGCGGTGGTGATCACCGGGGCGTCGGCGGGGCTGGGGGCCCAGGTGGCGAGAGAGCGGGCGAGGCGTGGGGACCGCCTGGCCCTCGTGGCGAGGCGGGCCGATCGCCTGGGGAGGGTCGCCGACGAGGTCCGGGGGCTGGGGGGGACCGCGTTCTGCCTGGCGGAAGACCTGGCCGATCCGGAGGCCCCGGCCCGGGTGGTCGAGGCGGCCGTCGATCGGCTGGGGGGCCTGGATGTGCTGGTGAACAACGCGGGGATCGGCCTGCCGGACTACTTCGGCCGGTGCGAACCCGGGGCGATCCGGGCCCAGGTCGAGGTGAACCTGACGGCGCCGATGATGCTGGCGAGGCTGGCGATGCCGTATCTGGTCGAATCCAGGGGCGTCATCGTGAACATCGGTTCGGCGATCGTCGGCCTGGCCAGCCCGGTGCTCGGGGCCTACGGGACGACGAAGGCGGCCCTGTCGTACTGGTCGGACGCCCTGAGGAGGGAGGTGAGACACCGGGGCGTGCGGGTCTGCCTGGTCGAGTTGGGACCGGTGGAGACGGAGTTCTTCGAGGCCGTGGGGCGGCTCGGCGGCCGGGAGCGGGGGCTGCTGGGGAGGCCGCCGATGGGGTCGGTCTACAACGCGATGCGGGACCGGCCGCCGGGGGCGATGACCATCCCGGTGGCTTCGGCGGCGAGACGGATCTCGGCGCTAATCGACGCACCCCGGGCCCGGGCGGCGGTGCCCCGTCGGTTGGTCTGGCCGGTCCGGGTGATGGGGGCGTTCTTCGGGGCCTTCCCGTGGCTGGCGGACGTCTCGGTCTCGGCGATGATCCGGCGGGTCGAGCGCGAGCAGGCCGCCGCGCGGTCGACGGGCCCGGACGGGGGGGAGCCGGCCGGCCGCTGA
- a CDS encoding glycerol-3-phosphate dehydrogenase/oxidase — MRSRMIEAARGGERWDVVVVGGGATGLGTAVDAAARGYRTLLVEARDFAQGTSSRSTKLVHGGVRYLARGQVGLVHEALRERGLLRANAPHLVRSREFLVPSYRRFELLKYGIGLKAYDLLAGDRGFGASRRVGAGEATGLVPTLKGDGLLGGIAYRDGQFDDARLAIALLRTFVDLGGIALNRAPVVGVVREGGRVVGVEAIDEESGGLLRVEARVVVNAGGVFADEVRRLEDPGTPSLIRASRGSHLVLDRSVLPGEAALMVPKTDDGRVLFLIPWLGRVLLGTTDVAVEGTQVEPRPSAEEVAYLLDHAGRYLARAPRRDEVRSTFAGLRPLLGRGGGPTSRLSREHAVMTSGGGMVTITGGKWTTYRVMAADAVDRAATVGGLPKRPSTTETLRLRGASDAPVGGPLSGYGADAPEVEALLRSRPGWDGPLHPDLPYRVGEVAWAARFELACRVEDVLARRTRALLLDAKATVEAAPRVAEILAGELGRDDAWRREEVRRFEALAEAYLVGPS; from the coding sequence GTGCGAAGCCGGATGATCGAGGCGGCTCGGGGCGGCGAGCGTTGGGATGTCGTGGTCGTCGGCGGCGGGGCGACGGGCCTGGGGACGGCGGTCGACGCGGCGGCCCGGGGGTATCGGACGCTGCTGGTCGAGGCGAGGGACTTCGCGCAGGGGACCTCCAGCCGGAGCACGAAGCTCGTCCACGGCGGGGTCCGCTACCTGGCCCGCGGCCAGGTGGGGCTGGTCCACGAGGCGCTCCGAGAGCGGGGGCTCCTGAGGGCCAACGCGCCGCACCTGGTCCGGAGCCGGGAATTCCTGGTGCCGTCGTATCGACGGTTCGAGCTGCTCAAATATGGCATCGGCCTGAAAGCATATGACTTGCTCGCCGGGGACCGGGGATTCGGGGCGTCGAGGCGGGTCGGGGCCGGGGAGGCGACCGGGCTGGTGCCGACGCTCAAGGGGGACGGGCTGCTCGGCGGCATCGCCTACCGGGACGGCCAGTTCGACGACGCCCGTCTGGCGATCGCGCTCTTGAGGACGTTCGTCGACCTGGGGGGGATCGCCCTGAATCGGGCCCCGGTGGTCGGGGTGGTCCGTGAGGGGGGCCGGGTGGTGGGGGTGGAGGCGATCGACGAGGAGTCGGGGGGACTGCTGCGGGTGGAGGCCCGGGTCGTGGTCAACGCGGGAGGGGTCTTCGCCGACGAGGTGAGGCGGCTGGAGGATCCCGGGACCCCGTCCCTGATCCGGGCGAGTCGGGGGTCGCACCTGGTCCTCGACCGCTCGGTGCTGCCGGGGGAAGCGGCCCTGATGGTGCCGAAGACCGACGACGGCCGGGTGCTGTTCCTGATCCCCTGGCTGGGTCGGGTCCTCCTGGGGACGACGGACGTGGCCGTCGAGGGGACGCAGGTCGAGCCCCGCCCGTCGGCCGAGGAGGTGGCGTACCTGCTCGACCACGCCGGACGCTACCTCGCCCGGGCGCCGAGGAGGGACGAGGTGCGGAGCACCTTCGCCGGGCTGAGGCCGCTGCTCGGCCGGGGCGGCGGGCCGACCTCGAGGCTGTCTCGTGAACATGCCGTCATGACCTCGGGCGGGGGGATGGTCACGATCACCGGCGGCAAGTGGACGACCTACCGGGTGATGGCCGCCGACGCCGTGGACCGGGCCGCGACGGTCGGCGGGCTGCCGAAGCGACCGAGCACGACCGAGACGCTGAGGCTCCGGGGGGCGTCCGACGCGCCGGTCGGGGGCCCGCTGTCGGGCTACGGGGCCGACGCCCCCGAGGTGGAGGCGTTGCTCCGGTCCCGCCCCGGCTGGGACGGGCCGCTGCATCCGGACCTCCCCTACCGGGTCGGGGAGGTCGCCTGGGCGGCCCGGTTCGAGCTGGCCTGCCGGGTCGAGGACGTGCTCGCGAGGCGGACCCGGGCCCTGCTGCTGGACGCGAAGGCGACCGTCGAGGCCGCCCCCCGGGTCGCCGAGATCCTGGCCGGAGAACTGGGGAGGGACGACGCCTGGCGTCGGGAGGAGGTCCGGCGGTTCGAGGCGCTGGCCGAGGCCTACCTCGTCGGGCCGTCCTGA
- a CDS encoding ABC transporter ATP-binding protein, whose protein sequence is MIESRSMGEGPGGPPLLCGEGLTRTYEDGGVRALRGVSIAVAPGEFVAITGPSGCGKSTLLHLLGGLDRPSSGTVSYRGRPLGELDLDDFRAREVGFVFQSFHLIPTLDAMENVQVAMMAGGVPRAERPARARRLLEEVGLSHRLGHEPRRLSIGERQRVAIARALANGPSLLLADEPTGNLDSVSEREILGLLARLRRERGIVLVVVTHSAEVAGEATREVRLRDGVIVEP, encoded by the coding sequence ATGATTGAATCCCGATCGATGGGAGAGGGGCCGGGGGGCCCCCCCCTGCTCTGCGGCGAGGGTCTGACCCGGACCTACGAGGACGGGGGCGTCCGGGCGCTCCGGGGGGTGTCGATCGCCGTGGCGCCGGGGGAGTTCGTGGCGATCACGGGGCCCTCCGGGTGCGGCAAGAGCACCTTGCTGCACCTGCTGGGGGGGCTGGACCGGCCCTCCTCCGGGACGGTCTCGTACCGGGGCCGGCCGCTCGGGGAGCTGGACCTGGACGACTTCCGGGCGCGGGAGGTCGGGTTCGTCTTCCAGTCGTTCCACCTGATCCCGACCCTCGACGCGATGGAGAATGTGCAGGTGGCGATGATGGCCGGGGGCGTGCCCCGGGCGGAGCGGCCGGCTCGGGCCCGCCGGCTGCTGGAGGAGGTCGGGCTCTCGCACCGCCTCGGGCACGAGCCGAGGCGGCTTTCTATTGGCGAGCGCCAGCGCGTGGCGATCGCGCGGGCGTTGGCCAACGGGCCGTCGCTCCTGCTGGCCGACGAGCCGACCGGCAACCTCGACTCCGTCTCGGAGCGGGAGATCCTGGGCCTGCTGGCCAGGCTGAGGCGGGAGCGAGGGATCGTGCTGGTCGTCGTCACCCACAGCGCGGAGGTGGCGGGGGAGGCGACCCGGGAGGTGAGGCTGAGGGACGGGGTGATCGTCGAGCCTTGA